Proteins encoded in a region of the Anas acuta chromosome 13, bAnaAcu1.1, whole genome shotgun sequence genome:
- the LOC137863676 gene encoding N-alpha-acetyltransferase 20 isoform X1 yields the protein MTSLRAFTCDDLFRFNNINLDPLTETYGIPFYLQYLAHWPEYFIVAEAPGGELMGYIMGKAEGSVAREEWHGHVTALSVAPEFRRLGLAAKLMELLEEISEKKGGFFVDLFVRVSNQVAVNMYKQLGYSVYRTVLEYYSASNGEPDEDAYDMRKALSRDTEKKSIIPLPHPVRPEDIE from the exons ATGACGTCGCTCCGCGCCTTCACCTGCGACGACCTGTTCCGCTTCAACAACAT CAACCTGGACCCGCTGACGGAGACC TACGGGATCCCCTTCTACCTGCAGTACCTGGCGCACTGGCCCGAGTACTTCATCGTGGCGGAGGCGCCCGGCGGGGAGCTGATGGGTTACA TAATGGGTAAAGCAGAAGGCTCTGTGGCCAGGGAAGAATGGCACGGACATGTTACTGCTCTCTCTGTTGCACCAGAATTTCGACGGCTGGGTTTGGCTGCCAAGTTGATGGAACTATTGGAAGAAATCTCAGAAAA aaagggcGGATTTTTCGTTGATCTCTTTGTGAGAGTATCAAATCAGGTTGCGGTAAACATGTATAAGCAACTGGGCTACAGTGTGTACCGGACAGTGTTAGAGTACTATTCTGCTAGCAATGGAGAGCCTGATGAGGATGCTTATG ATATGAGAAAAGCTCTTTCCAGAGATACGGAGAAGAAATCTATTATACCTCTTCCTCATCCTGTGAGACCGGAAGACATCGAGTAA